The Anaerolineae bacterium region GCTGCGCTCGCTCCAGCCCCGCCGCCGCCGACGATTAACACATCCGTCTCAAAATCAGGATCGCTTAAGTCGAAATGAGCATCAATGTGCGGCCGCCCTTCAATGACATCCGCCAGTTCAATTGGCATGCGATTGCCTTTATAACTACCGATGCGAACCTCGCGCATGCCTGACTCAATGTAATCCGGATGAAATTTCCGGAGCAATTCCTGGCGCTCTTCAAGAGGCATTGCCGGAAAGGTTTGTCCCAGGCGTTGAGGGCGCGTGGCTTCGACAACCTTAATTTGTTCGAGTAGTTCCGCTGTATAGGTCATGCCAACCTCCTAGGCCTCGATCGGGCGAGCTTTGTAGCGTTCTTTGAGAGCGTTCACATCCATGGATTTCAATTCAGCCAGAGTCTGGTCAAACGCTCCTTGTTGAATCTCCTGAACGCGCTGGTGGAGATGTTCCGAGCGCGGTGAGAGATAGCGACCATAGAGACGCCGCGCTAAGATGGCAATGTTGTATTGGGGTTCTTCTGCCGGACAGCGAGCCGCGCACAGGCCACACATAATGCAATCAAACGACATATTGGCAACCGCAGCAATATCGCCGCGCATCGCTGCTGCCATGTATCCTTTTACATTCAATTCTTGCGGACAGGCTTTGGTGCAGGTACCGCACCCCAGGCAGCGTAAAATCT contains the following coding sequences:
- a CDS encoding 4Fe-4S ferredoxin, iron-sulfur binding domain protein, whose product is MAERNDLIPIYIMGKRYDVPSSLTIMKAMEYAGYTLIRGVGCRGGFCGACSTVYRIKDDPKLYFGLACQTVVKPEMYLGQIPFFPAKRATYDIAQLQAQASTLFQIYPEILRCLGCGTCTKACPQELNVKGYMAAAMRGDIAAVANMSFDCIMCGLCAARCPAEEPQYNIAILARRLYGRYLSPRSEHLHQRVQEIQQGAFDQTLAELKSMDVNALKERYKARPIEA